A DNA window from Fragaria vesca subsp. vesca linkage group LG3, FraVesHawaii_1.0, whole genome shotgun sequence contains the following coding sequences:
- the LOC101306604 gene encoding uncharacterized protein LOC101306604 produces MASKGPRPKLDHETRPKRHKALEVANEPRRPKAHWDHVLEEMIWLSKDFESERKWKLAQAKKVALRATKGMLDQATRGEKRMKEEEQRMKKVALNISKDVKKFWLKIEKLVLYKHQMELDEKKKKALDKQLEFLLGQTERYSTMLAENLVDKPVQQCSTQVQLSIEGAAVGENDISKSAELNVEPQSDTADGDDDYDMQSDDGSGDDENTIEEDEALFTKEERQEELAALQNEVDVPLEQLLKQYSRKRVNTEVSEEKSKDVAKMTSSEEDDGMSPKKGEDDTEMTSSGKDHSICSEMGEDGAEILSVGEDHDMCLKKGEVGAEMTSVSEDHGEQNNLIASKTDRSSPDVFTGRRCVGNNGLPISETHLSEIKIGEAKNISEASRQSAKGHVPYDFDDEHEDGDFILAAGEEKDDETTLLEEEELAKADTNDPSDEIALLQKESEIPLEELLARYKKDLNSDEVEDDESEYDSALSEGFMDSPSPGDSQVKQHVSINEDVDSGEQQPALDSPTEECRASEGGSDSENRIEDAAAAARSAQPTGNTFSTTKVRTKFPFLLKFPLREYQHIGLDWLVTMYEKKLNGILADEMGLGKTIMTIALLAHLACEKGIWGPHLIVVPTSVMLNWETEFLKWCPAFKILTYFGSAKERKLKRQGWLKPNSFHVCITTYRLVIQDSKVFKRKKWKYLILDEAHLIKNWKSQRWQTLLNFNSKRRILLTGTPLQNDLMELWSLMHFLMPHIFQSHQEFKDWFSNPISGMVEGQEKVNKEVLDRLHNVLRPFILRRLKRDVEKQLPMKHEHVIYCRLSRRQRNLYEDFIASSETQATLASTNFFGMISIIMQLRKVCNHPDLFEGRPIVSSFDMNGINMQLSSSICSMLSPGPFSMVDLKGLGFVFSHLDFTMTSWESDEVKALATPSSLIKDRVDLIHLVDIGGFKHHKHHKKMHGMNIFEDIQRALMEERLRQAKEHAAAVAWWNSLRCDRKPIYSTSLRDLVTVRHPVVEVAHCKANPVSYMYSSKLADIILSPVERFQKTIDLVESFVFAIPAARAAPPVCWCSKSESPVFLQSTYKQKCSQVLSPLLSPFRPAIVRRQVYFPDRRLIQFDCGKLQQLAVLLRKLKSEGHRALIFTQMTKMLDVLEAFINLYGYTYMRLDGSTPPEERQTLMQRFNTNPKFFLFILSTRSGGVGINLVGADTVIFYDSDWNPAMDQQAQDRCHRIGQTREVHIYRLISESTIEENILKKANQKRTLDNLVIQSGDYNTEFFKKLDPMELFSGHRALPIKNMQKEKNHNATEVSLSNVDLEAALKQAEDEADYMALKKVEQEEAVDNQEFTEEAVVRLEDDELVNEDDMKVDEPTDQGALMISSNKDNGMMLNVSDPNEERSLTVACREDDADMMADVKQMAAAAAAAGQEISSFENQLRPIDHYAIRFLELWDPIVDKTAAESQVRFEEREWELDRIEKYKEEMEAEIDEDEEPLVYETWDAEFATEAYRQQVEALTQHQLMEELEYEAKVKEDEAVENLDSQRYGMPSDPKPKKKKKSKKAKFKSLKKRSLASELEPVKEELQVEPMYIDEDYLSNEALSHSDIESPHSSVQKKRKKASSKPAGEEKSSKKKSKKLKKSHLEICTPEFETSVSSLHHVEASELKPCDSVVEFEHKPISRTKMGGKISITAMPVKRVLMIKPEKLKKGNIWSRDCIPSPDFWLSQEDAILCAVVHEYGPYWSLVSETLYGMTAGGFYRGRYRHPIHCCERFRELIQRYVLSAPDNPNNEKVNNIGSGKALLRVTEENIRMLLNVAAEQPNTEFLIQRHFVALLSSVWKMASHKDGKQNLPSSGNGVYLGGNFFSSSNQISRTSVKENTATMKFTNCGQGARLVAAALNDASSKQEDESVFSPNPRKKSSTDAEQLDIILEFQAQTDASMDPFPSVINLSISGSGRPPENMAMEPNFLRESCNDKDANVAENRFRNATRACDEDNMGWASSTFPTYDVRSRTMSKLPSSGKHKLVFSDPIRPSKSKFRKNAVEHSEMRQIMAEQVFPPFSIAAPLNPSPRFDLNLPVNEDTETDDLESNSHSQVVESSFEESFGVLPHEYVPGLLSGLDDCSLLQECDEYDDIA; encoded by the exons ATGGCCTCCAAAGGTCCTAGGCCGAAGCTCGATCATGAAACCAGGCCCAAGCGCCACAAG GCTCTTGAAGTTGCAAATGAACCTCGACGGCCAAAAGCTCATTGGGATCATGTTTTAGAAGAGATGATCTGGCTGTCAAAG GACTTTGAGTCAGAGAGAAAATGGAAATTGGCTCAAGCAAAGAAGGTTGCTTTAAGAGCGACCAAGGGCATGCTAGATCAGGCTACGAGGGGAGAAAAAAGAATGAAG GAAGAAGAGCAACGGATGAAAAAAGTTGCACTTAATATTTCAAAGGATGTGAAGAAATTCTGGTTGAAAATAGAAAAACTG GTGTTGTACAAACATCAGATGGAGCTCGATGAGAAAAAGAAAAAGGCACTTGATAAACAACTCGAGTTCCTTTTAGGTCAAACTGAGAG GTACTCAACAATGTTGGCAGAAAATCTTGTGGACAAGCCTGTGCAGCAATGTTCCACACAAGTTCAACTGAGTATTGAAGGGGCAGCTGTGGGCGAAAATGATATTAGCAAATCAGCAGAATTGAATGTTG AACCTCAATCAGATACAGCGGACGGCGATGATGATTATGATATGCAATCTGATGATGGATCA GGAGATGATGAAAACACGATTGAGGAAGATGAAGCTCTTTTTACTAAAGAAGAAAGGCAGGAAGAGTTGGCTGCTTTACAGAATGAGGTGGATGTTCCACTCGAGCAGCTACTGAAACAATATTCCAGGAAGAGAG TTAACACAGAAGTTAGCGAAGAAAAGAGTAAAGATGTTGCAAAGATGACATCTTCTGAAGAAGATGACGGCATGTCTCCTAAAAAGGGTGAAGATGACACTGAAATGACCTCATCGGGGAAAGACCACAGTATTTGTTCCGAAATGGGTGAAGATGGTGCAGAAATTTTGTCTGTGGGGGAAGATCATGATATGTGTCTTAAAAAGGGTGAAGTTGGCGCAGAAATGACCTCAGTGAGTGAAGATCATG GTGAACAAAACAATCTTATAGCCAGTAAGACTGATAGAAGCAGCCCAGATGTTTTTACCGGTCGTCGTTGT GTTGGAAATAATGGCTTGCCTATTTCAGAAACCCATTTATCAGAAATTAAGATTGGTGAAGCCAAAAACATTTCAGAAGCATCTCGGCAGTCTGCCAAAGGACATGTACCATATGATTTTGATGATGAACAT GAAGATGGTGACTTCATTCTTGCTGCTGGAGAAGAAAAG GATGATGAGACAACGTTATTAGAGGAGGAGGAATTAGCAAAAGCAGATACCAATGATCCTTCGGATGAG ATTGCATTACTGCAGAAGGAGAGTGAAATACCTTTAGAGGAATTGCTTGCAAGGTATAAAAAG GATTTGAACAGCGATGAAGTTGAAGATGATGAATCTGAATATGATTCTGCTTTATCAGAGGGATTTATGGATTCTCCATCTCCAGGAGATTCACAAGTGAAGCAACATGTTTCTATCAATGAAGATGTTGACTCTGGTGAACAGCAGCCAGCTCTTGATTCTCCAACTGAAGAATGTAGGGCTTCAGAAGGTGGAAGTGATAGTGAGAATAGAATTGAGGATGCAGCCGCTGCTGCAAGATCAGCACAGCCAACTGGAAACACATTCTCCACAACAAAAGTCCGTACAAAGTTCCCCTTTCTTCTAAAGTTCCCTCTTCGTGAGTATCAGCATATTGGTTTGGATTGGCTTGTAACGATGTATGAGAAAAAGCTGAACGGGATTCTAGCCGACGAGATGGGGTTAGGGAAGACAATCATGACAATAGCTTTGCTTGCACACCTAGCCTGTGAAAAGGGCATATGGGGTCCTCATCTTATTGTGGTCCCAACCAGTGTAATGCTCAATTGGGAGACTGAGTTTCTAAAGTGGTGCCCCGCGTTCAAAATCCTGACTTATTTTGGAAGTGCAAAAGAGCGCAAATTGAAGAGGCAAGGCTGGCTGAAACCAAACTCCTTTCATGTCTGCATAACAACGTACAGACTGGTTATACAAGATTCAAAAGTCTTCAAGCGTAAGAAATGGAAATACTTGATTTTAGATGAAGCCCATCTGATTAAAAATTGGAAGTCACAGAGATGGCAAACACTTTTGAACTTCAATTCCAAACGACGCATTTTGTTAACCGGTACTCCTCTACAGAATGATCTCATGGAACTTTGGTCTCTAATGCATTTCTTGATGCCGCACATATTTCAGTCTCATCAGGAGTTCAAGGATTGGTTTAGTAATCCAATATCTGGGATGGTTGAGGGGCAAGAGAAAGTAAATAAAGAAGTTCTTGATCGTTTACATAATGTCCTCCGCCCATTCATTCTCCGCCGTTTGAAACGAGATGTGGAGAAACAACTGCCTATGAAGCATGAGCATGTCATATACTGTAGACTATCCAGGAGGCAACGCAACTTGTATGAAGACTTTATTGCTAGTTCGGAAACACAAGCAACTCTGGCAAGTACCAATTTTTTTGGAATGATAAGTATAATAATGCAACTTCGTAAAGTGTGCAATCACCCTGACTTGTTTGAAGGTCGTCCAATTGTCAGTTCCTTTGATATGAATGGTATTAACATGCAACTGAGTTCGTCAATATGTTCAATGCTTTCGCCTGGACCATTTTCTATGGTAGACCTTAAGGGTTTGGGGTTTGTATTTAGTCATCTAGATTTTACCATGACTTCTTGGGAGAGTGATGAAGTTAAGGCTCTTGCTACCCCATCAAGTTTAATCAAAGACCGTGTTGACCTGATCCATCTTGTAGATATTGGTGGATTTAAACATCATAAACATCATAAGAAGATGCATGGTATGAATATTTTCGAAGACATCCAGAGGGCACTTATGGAGGAGAGACTAAGGCAAGCAAAAGAACATGCTGCAGCAGTTGCATGGTGGAATTCCTTGAGGTGTGACAGAAAACCTATATATTCAACAAGCCTGAGGGATCTTGTTACAGTTAGACATCCTGTTGTTGAAGTTGCTCATTGCAAGGCTAACCCTGTGTCCTATATGTACTCCTCAAAGCTTGCTGATATAATTCTTTCACCAGTAGAACGATTCCAGAAAACAATTGACCTGGTTGAAAGCTTTGTCTTTGCAATCCCTGCTGCACGAGCCGCCCCACCTGTATGTTGGTGCAGTAAATCTGAAAGTCCTGTGTTCCTGCAATCAACTTATAAGCAGAAATGTTCTCAAGTCCTATCGCCACTTCTGTCACCATTTAGACCTGCAATTGTCCGCAGACAAGTATATTTTCCTGATAGGCGACTAATACAGTTTGACTGTGGCAAGTTGCAGCAGCTTGCAGTTTTGCTTAGGAAATTGAAGTCAGAAGGTCACAGAGCTTTGATATTCACTCAGATGACAAAGATGCTTGACGTCTTGGAGGCTTTCATCAATCTATATGGTTACACGTACATGCGTTTGGATGGATCCACTCCGCCGGAGGAGAGACAGACGTTAATGCAGCGGTTTAACACAAACCCAAAGTTTTTCCTTTTCATATTGTCGACTCGTAGTGGAGGTGTTGGTATCAACCTGGTTGGGGCAGATACAGTTATCTTTTATGATAGTGACTGGAATCCTGCTATGGACCAGCAGGCTCAAGATCGTTGCCACCGTATTGGACAGACACGAGAAGTTCATATTTATCGATTGATCAGTGAGAGCACCATTGAAGAAAACATTTTGAAGAAAGCAAATCAGAAGCGGACTCTTGACAATCTTGTTATACAAAGTGGGGACTACAACACGGAGTTCTTCAAAAAGCTTGATCCTATGGAGCTTTTTTCTGGTCATAGAGCCCTTCCCATTAAGAATATGCAAAAGGAGAAAAATCACAACGCAACTGAAGTTTCTCTATCTAATGTAGACCTCGAAGCTGCACTAAAGCAGGCAGAAGATGAAGCAGATTATATGGCATTAAAGAAAGTTGAACAGGAAGAAGCTGTGGACAACCAAGAATTTACTGAAGAAGCCGTTGTGAGATTGGAAGATGATGAATTAGTGAATGAGGACGACATGAAGGTTGATGAACCCACAGATCAGGGGGCTTTGATGATATCTTCAAACAAAGACAACGGAATGATGTTGAATGTGAGTGATCCTAATGAAGAAAGAAGTCTCACTGTTGCTTGTAGGGAAGATGATGCGGACATGATGGCTGATGTCAAACAGATGGCTGCAGCTGCTGCTGCCGCAGGACAAGAGATCTCATCCTTTGAGAATCAGTTACGTCCAATAGATCATTATGCAATTCGTTTTCTAGAATTGTGGGACCCAATAGTAGACAAGACAGCAGCAGAATCTCAAGTTAGATTTGAGGAGAGAGAGTGGGAATTGGACCGCATAGAAAAATACAAGGAGGAAATGGAAGCTGAGATTGATGAAGATGAAGAACCTCTTGTATATGAAA CATGGGATGCTGAGTTTGCAACTGAGGCATATCGTCAGCAGGTTGAAGCCTTGACTCAACACCAG TTGATGGAGGAACTGGAATATGAAGCCAAGGTGAAGGAAGATGAAGCAGTTGAAAACCTTGATTCTCAGAG ATATGGGATGCCAAGTGATCCTAAACCCAAGAAAAAGAAGAAATCGAAGAAAGCAAAATTCAAATCTCTGAAGAAACGGTCTCTAGCTTCTGAACTGGAACCTGTTAAAGAAGAACTGCAAGTGGAACCTATGTATATTGATGAAGATTATCTCTCTAATGAAGCGCTTTCGCATTCGGATATTGAATCACCTCATTCAAGTGTGCAGAAAAAACGTAAGAAGGCATCATCTAAACCAGCTGGTGAAGAAAAGAGTTCAAAGAAGAAGTCTAAGAAACTGAAGAAGTCTCATCTGGAAATCTGTACTCCAGAGTTCGAAACTAGTGTCTCCTCACTGCACCATGTTGAAGCTTCAGAGTTAAAACCATGTGATAGTGTGGTTGAATTTGAGCATAAACCAATTAGTAGAACCAAAATGGGAGGGAAAATATCCATCACTGCCATGCCTGTAAAGCGAGTTCTAATGATAAAACCAGAGAAGCTAAAGAAGGGAAACATTTGGTCTAGAGATTGTATTCCATCACCTGACTTTTGGTTATCACAGGAGGATGCAATTTTATGTGCTGTGGTACATGAGTATGGCCCTTATTGGAGCTTGGTGAGTGAGACACTTTATGGTATGACTGCTGGTGGGTTTTATAGGGGGAGATATCGCCATCCAATTCATTGTTGCGAGAGGTTTAGGGAACTTATCCAAAGATATGTTTTATCTGCACCAGACAACCCTAATAATGAAAAGGTTAACAATATAGGATCTGGAAAAGCTCTCTTAAGGGTAACAGAG GAAAATATTCGAATGTTATTAAATGTTGCCGCGGAGCAGCCCAATACAGAATTTTTGATTCAGAGACACTTCGTTGCCCTGCTATCCTCTGTCTGGAAGATGGCATCTCACAAAGATGGCAAACAAAATCTCCCCTCTTCTGGGAATGGTGTATATTTGGGTGGAAATTTTTTCAGTTCTTCCAACCAAATTTCTCGGACTTCAGTGAAGGAAAACACAGCAACCATGAAATTTACCAATTGTGGACAGGGTGCCAGGTTGGTAGCAGCTGCACTTAATGATGCCAGCAGCAAGCAAGAGGATGAGAGTGTCTTTTCCCCCAACCCTAGGAAAAAATCGTCAACTGATGCTGAACAGTTGGATATAATTCTGGAGTTTCAGGCTCAAACAGATGCCTCCATGGATCCTTTTCCATCTGTTATCAATTTGTCAATATCTGGTTCAGGCCGTCCACCAGAAAATATGGCAATGGAACCGAATTTTCTCAGGGAATCCTGTAATGACAAGGATGCAAATGTGGCTGAGAATCGTTTCAG GAATGCAACAAGAGCTTGTGATGAAGATAACATGGGATGGGCTTCATCGACATTCCCGACATATGATGTCAGGTCTCGAACAATGTCAAAGTTACCTTCTTCAGGAAAGCACAAGCTTGTTTTCTCCGATCCAATTAGACCTTCGAAATCCAAGTTCCGGAAAAATGCAGTTGAGCATAGTGAGATGCGTCA